The following are encoded together in the Babesia microti strain RI chromosome II, complete genome genome:
- a CDS encoding peptidylprolyl isomerase (overlaps_old_locusTagID:BBM_II00670), with product MIHRAQSISSYFPQLLAFVSTTYTPLTRNCHKFSYIGRADLSTQSNMTNPKCFFDISIGGQKKGRIVFTLFEDKVPKTAQNFLHLCIGDKQFNGKTLHYKGSIFHRIIPNFMCQGGDITNHNGTGGLSIYGRNFNDENFSVQHSKEGLLSMANAGPNTNSSQFFITTVKTPWLDGKHVVFGEVTEGMDIVKAMDRVGTSSGKPQEKVVIEDCGQL from the exons ATGATACATAGGGCACAAAGTATATCATCATACTTTCCTCAATTGCTAGCATTCGTATCAACGACATATACTCCTTTAACCAGAAATTGTCACAAATTTTCCTACATAGGCCGAGCAGATTTATCTACCCAATCCAATATGACGAATCCCAAGTGTTTCTTTGACATTTCCATTGGCGGTCAAAAGAAGGGCCGTATTGTATTCACT TTATTCGAGGATAAAGTCCCCAAGACTGCCCAGAACTTTCTCCATCTATGCATTGGCgacaaacaattcaatGGAAAAACTTTACACTACAAGGGTTCGATCTTCCATAGAATTATTCCCAATTTCATGTGCCAGGGAGGAGATATCACCAACCACAACGGTACTGGTGGCCTATCCATTTACGGGCGTAACTTCAATGATGAAAACTTCTCCGTCCAGCATTCAAAGGAGGGATTACTTTCCATGGCCAATGCTGGGCCCAACACGAATTCTTCCCAATTCTTCATCACAACAGTCAAGACTCCTTGGTTAGATGGAAAACACGTCGTATTTGGTGAAGTAACTGAGGGAATGGATATTGTTAAGGCCATGGACAGAGTTGGTACTTCGTCTGGAAAACCTCAAGAGAAGGTTGTCATCGAAGATTGTGGTCAGTTATAA